ACCAACTATGATTCGGTGGTGCCGGGTGGCCGTTACCACAACTTTAAAGATTTTATCGGTTTCCCGAATGAGGGCAAAAGCAACCTGGAAAACCGCCCGTTGCCCCAGATCCGCCATATCGGTTTTGATGGCTTCCGCAATGGATTTGATGCGATTCGCAACCGCGATGTGCTGCTCTACTATCCCTATCATACGTTTGAGCACGTGCTGGAATTGCTGCGCCAGGCGTCCTTCGACCCGAGCGTGGTGGCGATCAAAATCAACATCTACCGCGTCGCCAAGAATTCACGCATCATGGATGCGATGATCCACGCGGCCTACAACGGCAAAAAAGTCACGGTGGTGGTGGAGTTGCAGGCACGCTTCGATGAAGAAGCCAACATCCACTGGGCGAAGCGTCTGACCGAAGCCGGAGTTCACGTTATCTTCTCTGCGCCCGGTCTGAAAATTCACGCCAAGCTGTTCCTGATCTCGCGCCGCGAAGGGGAAGAGATTGTGCGCTACGCCCATATCGGCACCGGTAACTTTAACGAGAAGACCGCGCGCATTTATACCGACTATTCTTTATTAACAGCGGATGCTCGCATCACCAACGAAGTACGCCGGGTGTTTAACTTTATTGAAAACCCCTATCGTCCGGTGAGTTTCGACCATTTAATGGTCTCGCCGCAAAATTCGCGCAGCATGCTTTATCAATTGATTGATAACGAAATTGCCAATGTGCAGCAGGGAATTGCAGCGAGCATTACGCTGAAAATTAATAACCTGGTGGATAACGGATTGGTGGATCGGTTGTATGCTGCTTCAGCGGCGGGGGTGAAAGTGAACCTGCTGGTGCGCGGCATGTGCTCGCTGATCCCCGATTTACCCGGTATCAGCGAAAATATTCGCGTGATCAGCATCGTTGACCGCTACCTTGAGCACGACCGCGTCTATATTTTCGAAAACGGCGGCGATAAAAAAGTGTTCCTTTCCTCAGCGGACTGGATGACACGCAATATCGATTACCGCATTGAAGTGGCCGTGTCGATCCTGGACCCGCGTCTGAAACAGCGCGTACTGGATATCATCGCCATCCTGTTTAGCGATACAGTTAAAGCCCGTATCGTCGACAAAGAACTGAGTAACCGTTACGTACCGCGCGGCAACCGCAGAAAAGTGCGCTCGCAGCTGGCGATTTACGATTACATCAAGCAACTGGAACAACCTGAATAATTCCTATGCCAATATCCCATAAGAGTACGCCGAAGCCTCAGGAGTTTGCGGCCATCGACCTTGGCTCCAACAGTTTCCATATGGTGATTGCCCGCGTGGTCGATGGTGCCATGCAGGTGCTGGGACGCCTCAAACAACGCGTGCATCTGGCCGATGGGCTGGACGCGCAGAATCGCCTGAGCGAAGAGGCAATCCAGCGTGGGCTGAGTTGCCTGGCGTTGTTTGCTGAGCGCCTACAGGGATTCAGTCCGGCCAATGTGACCATCGTCGGGACGCATACGCTGCGTCAGGCCATCAATGCGGAAGAGTTTTTGCAACGGGCGGCCGATGTCATCCCCTACCCGATAGAGGTCATCTCCGGTAATGAGGAAGCACGTCTGATTTTTATGGGCGTGGAACATACTCAACCGGAAAAAGGCCGCAAGCTGGTGATCGATATTGGCGGTGGATCGACCGAGCTGGTGATTGGTGAAGATTTCGAACCACAGCTGGTCGAAAGCCGTCGTATGGGTTGCGTCAGTTTTGCGCAGCTTTACTTCCCGAAAGGTGAAATCTCGCCGGAAAACTTCCGGCGCGCGCGTCTGGCGGCAGCACAGAAGCTGGAAACGCTGTCATGGCAATATCGCCTGCATGGCTGGCAGTATGCGCTGGGCGCGTCGGGCACCATCAAGGCCGCCTGTGAAGTCCTGCTGGCGATGGGCGAGAAAGAGAAACTGATTACCCCGGAACGGCTGGACCAGCTGTACAGCGAGGTGATCAAGCATAAATCTTTTGCCGCACTAAGCCTGCCGGGTCTTTCGGAAGAGCGCAAAGTGGTGTTTGTTCCGGGTCTCGCCATTTTGTGTGGCGTGTTCGATGCGCTGGCGATTCGCGAGTTGCGCCTGTCTGATGGTGCGCTACGCGAAGGCGTGCTGTACGAAATGGAAGGCCGTTTCCGCCACCAGGATATTCGCAGCCGCACCGCCCAGAGCCTGGCAAATCACTACGCCATCGATAGCGACCAGGCCCGTCGCGTGCTGGAAACCACCGAACAGCTCTATCTGCAATGGCTGGATCAGAACCCCAAACTGGCTAACCCGCAGCTTTCAGCCTTACTGAAATGGGCGGCGATGCTGCACGAGGTCGGGCTGACCATCAACCATAGCGGCATGCAACGTCACTCCGCCTATATCCTGCAAAACACCAACATGCCGGGTTTTAACCAGGATCAACAGATGCTGCTGGCAATGCTGGTACGCTTCCACCGTAAAGCGGTGAAGATGGATGAGATGCCGCGCTTCACGTTGTTTAAGAAGAAGCAATTCTTACCGCTGGTCTTCCTGCTGCGCCTCGGCACCTTGCTGAATAATCAGCGCCAGGCCACGACGCGTCCGGATTCGCTCAAGCTGTCCACCGATGACGGTCACTGGACGCTGACCTTCCCGGCCGGATACTTCAGCCAGAACACCTTGGTGCAGTTGGATCTGGAGCGCGAGCAGAGCTACTGGAATGAAGTGACCGGCTGGAATCTGATTCTGCAAGAGGAGTAAACGCGGTTTACTATGACCATTCGTCCTGACAATTACTTCGCGGAAAAATATGGCCTGACGCCGCCGCATTCAGAAGTGCTGGAAGCGTTGCCCAAATTAACACCGGGCAACGCGCTGGATCTGGGTTGCGGCCAAGGCCGCAACAGCCTGTTTCTCAATCAGCACGGTTTTGATGTGACCGGCTGGGACAGCAATCCGCAAAGCCTGGCGCGACTCCAGCAGATTATCCATGAGGAGCAGCTGCAAAATATTCGCGCGGAAGCCTGCGACCTGAATCAGGTACGCTTCAACGGCGAATATCAGCTGGTGCTGTCCACGGTGGTGATGATGTTCCTGCAACCGCAGACGATCCCGCAGTTGATTGCGGATATGCAGGCCAGCACAGTGAAATATGGCTATAACCTGATCGTCGCGGCCATGAGCACCGACGATTATCCCAATCCGCTGGATTTCCCCTTCACCTTCAAATCCGGGGAACTGAGCCATTACTATCGCAACTGGCATATCGTGAAATACAACGAGCATGTCGGTGAGCTGCATCGCCGTGATGAACAGGGCCAGCGCATCCGCTGCCGTTTCGCCACGCTGCTGGCGCAGAAAGCCAGTTACTAACTTCCCCTGCGTAGCGACGCGATTAATCGCGCCGCTACGCATAGCGCCGATGTTTAACCTTTTCTGCTCATTTTTCACACAGCGATTGATTTACCGATCTAAGTATGACTAAATGTTGCAATCGCCCAGACGGGTATCGACAGGAAACTCCCCGCGTGAATAACGCTTTCCCCGCACGAAGACGTCCCAAAACCGGTTCGATGACACGCATTGTTTTGCTGATCAGTTTTTTTATTTTGGTTGGCCGTCTGATTTTCACCATCCCGGGTGCCATTGAGCATCATCAGCAGAAGAAAGTTACGTCCGACCCGGTGACACAAAGCAGTAACGACACGCGTTAAGGAAGTAGCGAGTCACTGCGCCTGCACATTGTCCCTTGTGACGATGATGCCTGTTACGTCCTGTTTACCCGTAACGCGCTACACTTCGACCTGATATCTACAGACACAAAGGACGCGTTATGTCTGCCACGCCCGCGCAACAACTGACTGAAACCCGCCATCGCATTCTTAACCTGCTGCTTACGCAACACGACCTCGTCGACGTCTTGCTGGATAAATCGGTTGATCTGCCGGCCAGCAAACTGAAGGAAGTCAGCGCATGGCGTCATCAGCTGGAAAGCGATTTGCAGATGCTGCACGCCGCCGATTTGGCCGATATCCTTGAGGCATTGCCGCAGGAGGAACGCCAGGCACTGTGGCGCTTAGTTCCCTGTGAACAACGTGGTCGGGTATTGGTAGAAGCGTCTGAAACGGTCTGGGCCAGTCTGACGGAAAGCATGACCGACCGAGAAATCCTGCGCGCTATTCAGCCGCTGGATATTGACGATCAGGCTTATCTGGCGCGTTACCTGCCACGTGATCTGACGGGGCGTCTGCTGACCACGCTTGATCCCAGCCAGCGCGCCCACGTACTCAGCGTGGTGGAGTTCGATCGCGATCGGGTTGGTCGCATTATGGATTTCAACATTCTGACGGTACGCGCCGACGTCACACTCGGCACCGTACAGCGCTTTCTGCGCCGCCGTCAGACCATGCCAGACGGCACCGATAAGCTGTTTATCACCGATAAACGTAATCAGTTGCTGGGGGAACTGCCGCTCACCACCATTCTGCTCAACCCGCCAGAAACACGGGTAGACGCAGTGATGAATGCGCATCCGACCACCTTCCAGCTCAATGATAAAGCCGAAGACGCCGCTGGCGCGTTCGAACGTTATAACCTGATTTCCGCTGCCGTTACTGATGCCAAAGGCAAACTGATTGGCCGCGTCATCGTCGAAGACGTCATTGACCTCGTCAATGAAGAGAATGAGAGCAATATCCGTAAAATGGGCGGTATCAGCCAGGAAGAGGATGTGTTCGCACCGGTACGCAAAGCGGTGAGCAAACGTTGGGCCTGGCTGGCGATTAACCTGTGTACCGCATTCGTCGCCTCCCGCGTTATCGGCCTGTTTGAAGCGACCATTTCGCAGCTGGTGGCGTTGGCTACCCTGATGCCGATTGTCGCTGGCATTGGCGGCAACACCGGTAATCAAACCATCACCATGATTGTGCGTGCGCTGGCCCTGCATCAGGTGGAGCCGGGCAACTTTTCCTTTCTGATTCTGCGTGAGTTAGGTGTTGCGCTGCTTAACGGCGTGTTCTGGGGCGGCATCATGGGCGCAGTGACCTGGATGATGTACGACAATTTGGCGCTGGGCGGTGTGATGATGTTAGCAATGGTGTTGAACCTGCTGCTGGCCGCGTTGATGGGGGTGTTGATCCCGCTGGTCATGACCAAGTTGAAGCGCGACCCGGCAGTCGGTTCCAGCGTGCTGATTACCGCCATTACCGATACCGGCGGTTTTTTTATTTTCCTTGGCCTCGCCACCCTGTTTTTGCTGCACACGTAATTTCGCACAACCTAATGCGCAAGACCGCTGTCTGCCAGCTAGAATCAGCCGATACCTTAACCTCGCTGGAGAATAAGATGTTTAACGTGGATGATTTTGTGCAGTCGAAAACCGGTGGTCCGAAAATGTTAGTGCTGCGCGTTGATGGCGATACCTTGTGGTGCGCCCGGGTCGATGATGCCAGCCAACAGGAAATCGAGGTTAAAGCCGACACCGTCAATCTCTATCACGAAGACGGTGACTTCGGCGTGTGTTGAGCGGACGCGCCGGGCGATTAACCCGGCGGATTATCCTGCTGCACGTTGTCGCTGCCAATGCCGCCAATAAAGGGTAAGCGTAGACGCAATGGGGTGAAATCCAGCCCCATATTCAACCCCAGAATATTGAGTTCAAATCCCTCTTCTGCACCAAGGGTGACACCCGCAATCCCCAGCACCGACACCTGAATGCCGCGTCCGGATGGCGGCAAGCCGATTGGACGCCACAACGGCCGATAATCTTTACCCACCGCGTTGGCGGGTAGATCCAGTTCCAGCGCAGGGACTTCACGGCCAATATGGGCGAGAAAGGTGTTACTGTTCGGCCCGGGCCAGGCGTGGTAAGTCTGCGGCCAGGGATAGGATTTAATTGCCGCTTCGATCTGCGGAATCATCGCCTGCGCCGCCGCCCCGCGATGATCAACCAGCAATCTCGGACGCGCACCATACCAGTAACCATCCGGCAGATTGGCGTTGTGCCGCACTTTGTCGTCGCTGCCCCAGCTAATCACCTCATAGCGGTTGTAATGCGTCTCCCCGGCACGTTTAAAGATGATCCACGGATGTACCGCCACCGCCCCTTTCCAGCCATAAGTGGGGGCGGCATAGACCTGTACAATAGCTTGCGCAGCGTAGACACGCGGATCGGGCGCAATGCCAGCGGAATCACGCCGCGCTGACCACCAGCCACCGCGTTCGTTGGAGAGTGAGCCGCCATGCGTGGCCTGCGCCAGACTGGCAAATAGCGACAACAAAACGATGATAAAAACACCAATGGAAAACGCTTTGACAGTCAGCATGGCAACATCCGGCGAGAAAACAGGCATCTACCATAACCTGTCGCGCGCGCGCCTGCTTAACGTGGTGTGACTTTCGGGGTGCGTTTCAAAAAACGCATCATGCACGGGCGGCGTTCAGAGGTAAATAACAGACGATTATCATCGGTCATATCTCTTAATTCCGACAGATGTGAGATGTTCAGACCGGGTAGCGGTTTTTTTCAGCCGCAGCGGTCGCCACCAACCAGTCACGGAAGCGACGGCTGATGCGCTGCAACACGGCTGACTCGTCCCAGACCAGGTAATAGGCGATGGGAGATGTCACCGCCACCTTGAGCGGATTCATTAACAAATTCTGAGCGAGTTCCTCACTGACCAGCGATTGGCGGATAAGCGCGATACCCCTTCCTGCCAGAGCCGCTTCAACGGCACCATTCGAATCAATAAATACCGGCCCTTTAGCGGTGTCGGCATCGTGGAAGCCCAGGGCGTGGAACCATAGTCCCCAGTCCAGACGATGTTCGTCATGCAGCAGGGTGTAGCGCAGGATATCAGGCGGTGTCAGAGGCGTTGCCAGTAGCTGCGGACTGCATACCGGTATCAGTCGATCATGCAGCAGACACTCAACCTCCAGCCCTGGATAGTCGCCGGTGCCGTGGCGCACCGCAAAATCAATCCCCTCAGCCAGCAGATCCACCTTACGATTGGTGGTGCTGATCTGGACCTCCACGCCGGGATTGGCCTGTTCAAAAGCAGGCAGGCGCGGCAGCAGCCACTGCATAGCAAAGCCGCTGGTACAGCTGACCGTAATTTTATTGCGTTTGCCTTCATCCATCAGCCGTTGCGTTGCTTCACTGATTTGGCTGAAGGCTGGACGAATCGCACGCAGATAAATCCGTCCCTCGGTGGTCAGCTCCAGGCGGCGCGGCACACGAAGAAACAGCCGGACATTTATACTTTCCTCCAGTTTGGCAATCTGCTGGCTGACCGCGCTGGGGGTGACACACAACTCTTCTGCCGCTTTCTTCATACTGAGCAGCCGGGCAGCCGATTCAAAGCACATCAGTGCGTAAAGTGGTGGGAGTTTCATAGGTCTCCATAAATTAGAAAATCTAAATTCGTGAAGAAATCGTTGTTTGAAAACTCTTTATTAGTGTCGCAGTGTGACATTTACGATTAAGTTCAGCTAATGGAGTGATCACATGCGTATCCAGGACTATACAAGACTGATTCTTCTGGCCGCAATCTGGGGGGCGAGTTTTCTGTTTATGCGTATTGCCGCGCCGCAGTTTGGGGCGATAAATACCGCCTTCCTGCGTGTCCTGTTTGGTTTTATCGGACTGGCGGTGATACTGCTGGTTCTGCGTTCCTCGTTTGATTTCGCCGGTAAACTACGCGCCGCCCTCATCCTCGGCGTGATCAATTCCGGCCTGCCATTTTTTATGTATTGTCTGGCGGCGAAATGGCTCCCGGCGGGTTACTCCGCCATCCTGAATGCGACGACGCCATTAATGGGGGCAGTCATTGGGGTGACGTTTTTCAGTGAAAAACTGACGGTACGTAAATGGATCGGCGTGATACTGGGACTGATTGGCATCACCGTTATCACCACGCTTGGCGAAAGCCATGCTGACAGCAACGTGCTGGCGGGCGTCGCAGCCTGTCTGGTGGCAACCGGCTGTTATGGACTGGCTGGCTTCCTGACGCGACGCTGGATTTCCCAGCGCGGTGGCCTGGATGCCAAGACCGTCGCCTTTGGTAGCCAGATCGGCGCGACGTTATTTCTGCTGCCGTTTTTTGCCTTTTCTGTCGCGCATGAACCAGACATTAACTGGCAGCAGCCGACCGTATGGGCCAGCGTGCTTGCTGTCGGTCTGATCTGTACCGCGCTGGCTTACATTCTGTATTTCCGCCTGATCGCCGATATCGGTCCGCTACGTTCGCTAACCGTCACTTTTTTGATCCCGCCTTTTGCCGTGCTGTGGGGTTATCTGGTGCTGGATGAGACGCTGTCCAGTGGCTTTGTGCTGGGCGCGGTGATGGTTTGTGTCGCGGTGTGGATGGTGGTGGGACCGGGCAAGAAGCAGACGCTGGAGAATTAATAGCCTGCTACGTTATTCTGTCATCATTACCATGCAGTATGGGCGACCATAAAATTCATAAAAAGGTAATCATGATGAAAAACGCAAATCCCACTGTTGCGCTGATTGGCCCCGGCGCTATTGGCACCACCATTGCGGCTGCGCTGCATGAAGTGGGCCGCACACCGATGATTTTTGGTCGCACGGCACATGCCAGGCTGGAACTGCGTCACGACGAGGGCAAGATTATTGTGCCCGGCCCCGTGTACACCAACCCTGCGGAAGTACCCGCCCCTTTCGATTTGGTTTTTGTTGCAGTCAAAACCACCCAGATTACAGACACCGCCCCCTGGCTGACTGCGCTGTGCGATAAACAGACGGTGGTCTGCGCACTACAAAACGGTGTTGAACAGCAAGCCCAACTGGCACCCTTTGTCTCAGGTGCCACGGTTCTCCCTTCGGTGGTGTGGTTCCCTGCACAACGTGAACCGGACGCCTCGGTGTGGCTGCGCGCCAAACCGCGCCTGACCCTACCGGATACGCCGCAAACCGACCTGGTGCTGACGGCGTTACGCGATACGCGTTGCCAGGTGGATGTCTCGGACGATTTTAAAACGATTGCCTGGCGTAAGCTGCTCCAGAACGCCGTCGCCGGATTGATGGTACTGGCAAATCGTCGTGCGGGCATGTTTTCACGCCCTGATATTACCGGACTGGCACTGGCCTATTTGCGCGAATGCCTGACGGTCGCTCGCGCCGAAGGGGCTAATCTGAGCGATGCCGTGCCACAGGAAATTGTTGATGGCTTCCATCGTGCCCCTGCGGATTTAGGCACCTCGATTCTGGCCGATCGCCAGGCCGATCGCCCGCTGGAATGGGATATCCGCAACGGCGTGGTACAGCGTTATGGCCGTACCCACGGTATTGCAACCCCGATTAGCGATGTTGTGGTGCCGCTGCTGGCAGCGGGCAGTGATGGGCCGGGCTGAAAAAACAAAAAAGCCCGCACGGATGCGGGCTTAATGTATTTATTCCACTGAAGCAGGAATTATTCCCACTCAATGGTGGCCGGCGGCTTACCAGAAATATCGTAAACCACGCGTGAAATACCGTTCACTTCGTTGATGATGCGGTTGGAAACACGGCCCAGGAAGTCATACGGCAGGTGCGCCCAATGTGCGGTCATAAAGTCGATAGTTTCGACGGCACGCAGTGATACCACCCAATCGTATTTACGACCATCGCCCATCACGCCAACCGAACGAACCGGCAGGAATACGGTGAACGCCTGGCTGACCTTGTTGTACAGGTCAGCTTTATGCAGTTCTTCGATGAAGATGGCATCGGCGCGACGCAGCAGGTCACAATACTCTTTCTTCACTTCGCCCAGCACACGCACGCCAAGACCCGGACCCGGGAACGGATGACGGTATAGCATGGCGTATGGCAAGCCCAGTTCCAGACCGATTTTGCGCACTTCGTCTTTGAACAGCTCTTTCAGCGGCTCAACCAAGCCCAGCTTCATCTCTTTCGGCAGGCCACCCACGTTATGGTGCGACTTGATCACGTGCGCTTTGCCGGTGGCAGAAGCCGCAGACTCGATCACGTCCGGATAGATGGTGCCCTGTGCCAGCCATTTCACGTCAGTCAGTTTGCCCGCTTCTTCGTCGAAGACTTCAACAAAGACGCGACCGATGATTTTACGTTTGGCTTCTGGATCGTTTTCACCTGCCAGCGCTTCAAGGAAGCGTGCTTCCGCCGCAACGTGGACAATGTTCAGACCGAAATGGTCACCAAACATCTCCAGCACCTGCTCGGCTTCGTTCAGACGCAGCAGGCCGTTGTCGACGAACACACAGGTCAGACGGTCGCCAATGGCGCGGTGCAGCAGCATTGCGGTAACAGAAGAATCCACGCCGCCAGACAGGCCGAGGATCACTTTGTCTTCGCCAACCTGCTCGCGAATACGCTCAACCGCATCCTCGATGATTTTTGCCGGGGTCCACAGCGCTTCACAGCCGCAGATATCGCGCACAAAGCGCTCCAGCATACGCAGGCCCTGACGGGTGTGCGTCACTTCCGGGTGGAACTGCACGCCGTAGAAACGCTTCTCTTCGTTCGCCATGATGGCAAACGGACAGGTTTCGGTGCTGGCGACGGTGACGAAATCAGCCGGGATGGCGGTCACTTTGTCACCGTGGCTCATCCACACGTCCAGCAGCGGTTTGCCGGCATCGCTGATGGCATCTTCGATGTCACGAATCAGCGCGCTCGGGGTTTTCACTTCAACCTGCGCATAACCAAACTCACGTTCGGTGGAGCCTTCAACTTTACCACCGAGTTGCATCGCCATGGTCTGCATGCCGTAGCACACGCCCAGCACCGGCACACCCGCGTTGAAGACGTATTCCGGCGCGCGCGGGCTGTTCAGTTCAGTGGTACTTTCCGGGCCGCCAGAAAGAATGATGCCGTTCGGGTTGAACTGACGAATTTGCTCTTCGGTGACATCCCACGCCCAGAGTTCGCAGTAGACGCCCAGCTCACGCACGCGGCGCGCGACCAGTTGCGTATACTGAGAACCAAAATCGAGGATCAAAATGCGATGTTTATGAATATTTTCAGTCGTCATTGCGGCGTTTCCATTGGGATGGACTTAATAATAAAAGCGCCCGGCGAAAGCCGGGCGGTAAATCTTACGGGATTATGAACCCAAGCGGTAGTTCGGCGACTCTTTGGTGATGGTCACGTCATGGACGTGGCTTTCCTGAATGCCCGCGCCGCTGATGCGCACAAATTCTGCCTTGGTGCGCAGATCATCGATGGTTGGGCAACCGGTCAGACCCATACAAGAGCGCAGGCCACCCATCTGCTGATGTACGATCTCTTTCAGGCGGCCTTTGTAGGCGACGCGACCTTCAATACCTTCCGGCACCAGTTTGTCGGCGGCGTTATCGGTCTGGAAGTAACGGTCAGAAGAACCTTTGGACATCGCGCCCAGTGAACCCATACCGCGGTAAGATTTGAATGAACGGCCCTGGTACAGCTCGATTTCACCCGGCGATTCTTCGGTACCAGCCAGCATAGAACCGACCATTACGGCTGCTGCACCCGCCGCGATGGCTTTAGCGATGTCACCTGAGAAGCGGATACCGCCATCGGCGATCACCGGAATGCCAGTGCCTTCCAGCGCTTCCACTGCGTCAGAAACCGCTGTGATCTGCGGTACACCAACGCCGGTCACGATACGGGTAGTACAGATAGAGCCAGGACCGATACCCACTTTCACCGCACTCACACCCGCTTGTGCCAGCGCCAGCGCACCGGCACCGGTCGCGACGTTACCGCCGATGATCTCGAGGTCTGGGTATTTCGCACGGGTTTCACGGATACGTTGCAGTACGCCTTCAGAATGACCGTGTGAGGAGTCGATCAGCAGTACGTCCACGCCTGCCGCAACCAGCGCGTCAACACGCTCTTCGTTACCGGCACCGGCACCTACTGCTGCACCAACACGCAGACGGCCCTGCGCATCTTTACA
The DNA window shown above is from Pantoea sp. At-9b and carries:
- a CDS encoding oxidoreductase, yielding MMKNANPTVALIGPGAIGTTIAAALHEVGRTPMIFGRTAHARLELRHDEGKIIVPGPVYTNPAEVPAPFDLVFVAVKTTQITDTAPWLTALCDKQTVVCALQNGVEQQAQLAPFVSGATVLPSVVWFPAQREPDASVWLRAKPRLTLPDTPQTDLVLTALRDTRCQVDVSDDFKTIAWRKLLQNAVAGLMVLANRRAGMFSRPDITGLALAYLRECLTVARAEGANLSDAVPQEIVDGFHRAPADLGTSILADRQADRPLEWDIRNGVVQRYGRTHGIATPISDVVVPLLAAGSDGPG
- the gcvA gene encoding transcriptional regulator GcvA, with the protein product MKLPPLYALMCFESAARLLSMKKAAEELCVTPSAVSQQIAKLEESINVRLFLRVPRRLELTTEGRIYLRAIRPAFSQISEATQRLMDEGKRNKITVSCTSGFAMQWLLPRLPAFEQANPGVEVQISTTNRKVDLLAEGIDFAVRHGTGDYPGLEVECLLHDRLIPVCSPQLLATPLTPPDILRYTLLHDEHRLDWGLWFHALGFHDADTAKGPVFIDSNGAVEAALAGRGIALIRQSLVSEELAQNLLMNPLKVAVTSPIAYYLVWDESAVLQRISRRFRDWLVATAAAEKNRYPV
- the ppk1 gene encoding polyphosphate kinase 1, translated to MGQEKLYIEKELSWLSFNERVLQEAADKSNPLIERMRFLGIYSNNLDEFYKVRFADLKRRILIGEEQGSPSTPRHLLKKIQQRVLKSDQEFDALYNDLLLEMARNQIFLINERQLSPNQQVWLRYYFKHQLRQHITPILVNHDTDLIEFLKDDYTYLAVEIIRGDDKRYALLEIPSDKVPRFVNLPAESPRRRKPMILLDNILRYCLDDIFKGFYDYDALNAYSMKMTRDAEYDLVTEMESSLLELMSSSLKQRLNAEPVRFVYQRDMPDEMVEMLRHKLSITNYDSVVPGGRYHNFKDFIGFPNEGKSNLENRPLPQIRHIGFDGFRNGFDAIRNRDVLLYYPYHTFEHVLELLRQASFDPSVVAIKINIYRVAKNSRIMDAMIHAAYNGKKVTVVVELQARFDEEANIHWAKRLTEAGVHVIFSAPGLKIHAKLFLISRREGEEIVRYAHIGTGNFNEKTARIYTDYSLLTADARITNEVRRVFNFIENPYRPVSFDHLMVSPQNSRSMLYQLIDNEIANVQQGIAASITLKINNLVDNGLVDRLYAASAAGVKVNLLVRGMCSLIPDLPGISENIRVISIVDRYLEHDRVYIFENGGDKKVFLSSADWMTRNIDYRIEVAVSILDPRLKQRVLDIIAILFSDTVKARIVDKELSNRYVPRGNRRKVRSQLAIYDYIKQLEQPE
- a CDS encoding DUF3750 domain-containing protein — its product is MLTVKAFSIGVFIIVLLSLFASLAQATHGGSLSNERGGWWSARRDSAGIAPDPRVYAAQAIVQVYAAPTYGWKGAVAVHPWIIFKRAGETHYNRYEVISWGSDDKVRHNANLPDGYWYGARPRLLVDHRGAAAQAMIPQIEAAIKSYPWPQTYHAWPGPNSNTFLAHIGREVPALELDLPANAVGKDYRPLWRPIGLPPSGRGIQVSVLGIAGVTLGAEEGFELNILGLNMGLDFTPLRLRLPFIGGIGSDNVQQDNPPG
- the ppx gene encoding exopolyphosphatase yields the protein MPISHKSTPKPQEFAAIDLGSNSFHMVIARVVDGAMQVLGRLKQRVHLADGLDAQNRLSEEAIQRGLSCLALFAERLQGFSPANVTIVGTHTLRQAINAEEFLQRAADVIPYPIEVISGNEEARLIFMGVEHTQPEKGRKLVIDIGGGSTELVIGEDFEPQLVESRRMGCVSFAQLYFPKGEISPENFRRARLAAAQKLETLSWQYRLHGWQYALGASGTIKAACEVLLAMGEKEKLITPERLDQLYSEVIKHKSFAALSLPGLSEERKVVFVPGLAILCGVFDALAIRELRLSDGALREGVLYEMEGRFRHQDIRSRTAQSLANHYAIDSDQARRVLETTEQLYLQWLDQNPKLANPQLSALLKWAAMLHEVGLTINHSGMQRHSAYILQNTNMPGFNQDQQMLLAMLVRFHRKAVKMDEMPRFTLFKKKQFLPLVFLLRLGTLLNNQRQATTRPDSLKLSTDDGHWTLTFPAGYFSQNTLVQLDLEREQSYWNEVTGWNLILQEE
- the mgtE gene encoding magnesium transporter, with product MSATPAQQLTETRHRILNLLLTQHDLVDVLLDKSVDLPASKLKEVSAWRHQLESDLQMLHAADLADILEALPQEERQALWRLVPCEQRGRVLVEASETVWASLTESMTDREILRAIQPLDIDDQAYLARYLPRDLTGRLLTTLDPSQRAHVLSVVEFDRDRVGRIMDFNILTVRADVTLGTVQRFLRRRQTMPDGTDKLFITDKRNQLLGELPLTTILLNPPETRVDAVMNAHPTTFQLNDKAEDAAGAFERYNLISAAVTDAKGKLIGRVIVEDVIDLVNEENESNIRKMGGISQEEDVFAPVRKAVSKRWAWLAINLCTAFVASRVIGLFEATISQLVALATLMPIVAGIGGNTGNQTITMIVRALALHQVEPGNFSFLILRELGVALLNGVFWGGIMGAVTWMMYDNLALGGVMMLAMVLNLLLAALMGVLIPLVMTKLKRDPAVGSSVLITAITDTGGFFIFLGLATLFLLHT
- a CDS encoding DMT family transporter; amino-acid sequence: MRIQDYTRLILLAAIWGASFLFMRIAAPQFGAINTAFLRVLFGFIGLAVILLVLRSSFDFAGKLRAALILGVINSGLPFFMYCLAAKWLPAGYSAILNATTPLMGAVIGVTFFSEKLTVRKWIGVILGLIGITVITTLGESHADSNVLAGVAACLVATGCYGLAGFLTRRWISQRGGLDAKTVAFGSQIGATLFLLPFFAFSVAHEPDINWQQPTVWASVLAVGLICTALAYILYFRLIADIGPLRSLTVTFLIPPFAVLWGYLVLDETLSSGFVLGAVMVCVAVWMVVGPGKKQTLEN
- the tehB gene encoding tellurite resistance methyltransferase TehB; translated protein: MTIRPDNYFAEKYGLTPPHSEVLEALPKLTPGNALDLGCGQGRNSLFLNQHGFDVTGWDSNPQSLARLQQIIHEEQLQNIRAEACDLNQVRFNGEYQLVLSTVVMMFLQPQTIPQLIADMQASTVKYGYNLIVAAMSTDDYPNPLDFPFTFKSGELSHYYRNWHIVKYNEHVGELHRRDEQGQRIRCRFATLLAQKASY
- a CDS encoding YfgG family protein — protein: MNNAFPARRRPKTGSMTRIVLLISFFILVGRLIFTIPGAIEHHQQKKVTSDPVTQSSNDTR